The Arabidopsis thaliana chromosome 5, partial sequence genomic interval GTTTTGGAGTCTGTCGAAGTTCCTTCTTCTTAAACGGAAATAAACCCAAGATATCACCGTCATTAATAGTAATCGCAGCCACTCTAGTGtccaatttcaatttctcaccctacaaaaagagagaaattctAATTTTATCCTTGAAGAGCTGATTTAGAAAACGAAACTTGAAAGCAATCGCGAACGAGTGTAGTAGAATAATAAGCATTACCTTGATATACAGATGGAAattggaagaagaggaagcggGAGGGAAACAGGATTTTAGGGCTTTCTTTAGGTCACGAATTGTCCCGTCAGAGGAAACCTGAACGGTCGTCGATTCGCCGTTAATGCTTCGGACAGAGATCGGAACACTGTCTCCTCCGCCGCTGCGTCTCTCGTTCTCCATTACCGgattttactttttccttccattaacaaagaaagaactttttaatgtatatatagttttaaaactTTGTTGGGCTTTGAACTCGACTTCGTATCGATGGGCTAATGGCGCGGAATTTTTGACACAGCCGAATTCGGCACGTgtgaaatattattattattttgtattttttcccACCCGTGTGAACTATTATTAGATTAAGATTATCACTAAAAAGACCTTACCTTATTAAAAGGAATTCAATGTGAGCCCaaactatattttgttaactaaTTAAGCCCAAATTCATCATTCCACGATTTCAAGTTGAACAAGTATGGCTGCTTTAGATTCCAAAGTTGATAGATTTCCTTGTTAAGAGTATATCTAAAGTAAACTATTGAACAGATGCATTATACAATCTGATTTTATGTTCCCAATAATGTAGAAGATCATATAGATACATACATGctcaaatgaagaaacaaaaactcagAGTTGCGTTCATTGGTTTAGGGGAAAACCATAACTTTATGTTTCTCACATAAgcttttcttctccaatttcttCATGGTACAAATCTACATACTCCTAAAACAACCCAAGGAGAGAAATATCCTATAAAGAAGTAAGTACCTGAAGATGATTAATATGTAAAGGCTAGTGATTGCAGGTAAGCTCGAGCTTGAGCAGCCATGACCAgagattcttcatcttctcgtTCCTTTGCGGTATTCACTGCTGCTACATAAGCTAATCttgcttcttccattttcctcAGGTCAGTTTCATCTACATCGTCCTGTTTTTAACGCATTTTGCAACAAGTTTTTagatattaaccaaaaaaaaaaaaaaggaaaaaggagaGATGAGGATTGTGGTTTCTTTGGCTTACTAAATATGGAAGATGATCAAATTCATATGGGACTGCATCATAATCCCTATCGGGTTTCTTGGAATCAGTTTTTGCCAAAGTTTCGAACACCCGTGTGAATGTAGAGATGTCTCCTTCAACAGCATCTAGCTGTTCTTGAAGCTTGATTGCTCTTGTTCCTGTTGTCTTTGCTTCCCATTGAGTCTTCTCAAGGGCTGCTTGCTTGTCAGCAAGTTTGATCTAGTGAAGACAGTGAAAGGAAGCAATTAAAATGTGAGGTACGTGTAGAAGCAAACTGAATATTCTCCATTTTGTTTAAAACCAGATTCAAAGTAAACACAAAGGAGAAATCTGGAGACACATAAGAGGAAAAAGGTTTACCTTTGTGTCCGATAATTGTAACTGCATAGACTTGATCAACATATCCTTCTCAGCAACCAATCGATTTGTTGCTTCAAGCTTTTCTTGTATCTCGTTTACCTGATTCTTTGACATCTCCATTGACTTTAAAACCTCTTCTTTCTCCGATAATTTTGTCTGCAAGTCATTCACTTGCTCTCTTAGTCTActcatttcttccttttctgcACCAGCCAAAGCCTTTGcgttttcatcatcttccctAGAATTGTTCATAACATCGTCATTTCCCTCTTggtctctcttctttcttcctggGACTGTTTGAGAAGCATTTCTTCCCTTTGGATCAAATACATGCAAATACAAGTGAATAAAGTTATACAGCCGAGCATTAGAGAAACAGATTCATTTGAGAAATGATGCAAACATTTGGCGAGGGAAATCAAATCCCCCGAACCACCCACTGAAGTTTTTAAACCAAGTTATGAAGACACCAGTACTCCAGAAACAGATTCCAtcattacaacaacaacatttactgcatataataattgaaaaacatCTATAATCCCTtctaaatatacaatttttgaTTAAGCCATAACGCCAAGCTGATATCAGCTCATACCCCAAAAGGAAAAGATCACAAACTCAAGCCATTATCTAAGCAAGTTAGCAAACTACCAGTGTTAACCAAGTCGAAACTTATTGATACCTATGCAACCAAGCTACAGTGTATGAATAATGTTAAAATTGCCataaagagatgaagaagacaagaagatTGACATCTTACCCTTCGGGACAAGGATTCTTTTGAAGGCATCTTAGTGTAGATCATGGAACCACGCCGCTTAAACGAACTCCTTTCTTTATGTTCCTATATATCGTTTCAGTGAGAGAAGAGAGTCAATAAATTTCGAGCTAAATATGAAATCTACAGTCTTTATCTTtcagaaatttcaaattttaatgtCCAAATCAATCTGtcaaaaaagtttcaaaattgctgcaaatttctcaaaattaagaaaccaaTTCCGTCGAATCTATCCCAGAATCTGCAATCCCCTCGAAACCCAAACATTATTGAGCTCTGATAACTCGACAAAAACGGCCAAGAGAGTTAGAAAGGATTTACCATGTAATGCTCGATAAGGGGAACCATCTCGACGAGATCTTTTAAGAGACGACGATCTAGATTCTCATTGCCGGAGTTCGTACCGGCGGCAGATTGGTGAGGAGAGAGACGAAGATCGTCATCGCCGGCGAGCCAGGAGCTATCGTCCCCAAACCCAGAATCGCTTTGCAAATCCATGAAATGTTGCTGCTGCTCATacatcttcttcgtcctccGTATAATAGATCTGCTTCAGTGATTAGTCTTCAACACCAGAGAGTCtgagcagagagagagatagacgAAGAGAAAGacttgatttttattttctttaaaaaaattcgTTTCATTCTTCGTTCCGAGTCTGAGCTTTGGATCTCAATCTCCAACGTTCATCTGAAACTATCCAACTTATAATTACCATTTTACCCTCATGTTTTTCACTATTCTCTTGACTTGCCCTTgctttttgaatttctttccttcttctatGATCCcttaaatttaacattatgctttgtttaaaatttggaaattgagattttccattttacaatttttcaattatatGCTTTTCCAATACGGGTTATTCTGATCGAAAACGTTATTGGGTCGTGTCTTTCAATCTTGTCCGGTCTTGAGCCGTTTTGGTTCCCGATTCGAGAAAACCGGTTCACGAACTTCATGaatctatatatctatatatacatttttggaggggatttttgaagataatgttgaagatttgagccataattcaacaattaattcaaatgggTGAATTTTACCCGGTTTAACTCTGTTCGGATCCTggataacatgtttaattctgTTCTGATCtggataacattaatttttggaaaagttatctaaaaactaataattaaaaacgaaaattaatgatttaattaccaaatttaatataaataatatctctaaactaaccatatttcttatttaccttaactaatttcctaaaatatttctacctaatttaaacataaatatataattcttctttcaattttatttgatcttatactttatttattttgaatttatataaaatatatatagttaataaaatattatatttttttctgaatatgatgtaattcaaattttttaaaacggacatatattattcaacctatgaagaaataatatgtgtacaatgtcccacatcgcttagaaaaattggacaatggttcagacccatattataaaaggaccaaaataattctgattacgaatgagcaggaaccttgatttatcaggcgtccaaaattaaaatagttatccgATTTTACTcgcattttttattttaaagaattgaaactttaaaatgtttcaagaaattataaatattataactttatcaaaagttaaatattataattttaaaaactttttataaagtatatctttaaaaaatgctttaaatatttataattttaaaacttataaagttttaaaaattataaattgaattttacaagaaatttaaacattataaatatataaaaaatatattaatacgagACGATATATTACaggaaaaatcttaaatataacaatcaaaattcaatgatgaattttgggtcgatattgtattttttttaagtttcaaattttataatattgaaatttataagaaaatgacaaaattatgtttaatttcacgggactgggttatatggtaggacgggtttgggtGGATAATAATTACGATTTTAGAATGTCCCATATcgcttaaaaaaattggacaatggtcAAGAGCCATACtataaaaaggaccaaaatgatttcgattacgaatgagcatgaaacttgatttatgaggtgtccaaaattaaaatggtttgtttactagggttatttattttaaaaaattgaaactttaaaaagtttaaaaaattataaattaaatattacaagaaatttaaacaatataaaaaatattaatacgggACGATATACTGCGAgagaaatcttagatataacactcaaaattcaatgatgaagtttgggtcaatattaatcttttttgaagtttctaattttataaatatttgaaatttataataaaatgacaaatttgtgtttaatttcacgggacgAGGTTATATGGTGTGACGGGTTTGAGTGGATAATAACATGGGATAGTATGCtatggaaaaaaacatataataacaatcataatataattatataatcttaaacactaaacaaaattaacaatattaaaaaaaaaaaacttaaaactttaatttttttaaaacacattttgattcttttataagaaatttaaacattataaatatttaaactttatactacgggtgaaattttataattgacTGTTTGGGTTGATAAGAATTTACAATAGAACTAGGAGTTAAATCCTAGAatgacaatcaaaatataattatacaattaaatactaccacgaGTGAAATCCTATAATTGACGAGTttgaatcgatattaatatgggatggtgtactacgggtgatattttagaattgattggtttgggttgataataatttacGATAGAATTAGGAGTGAAATCTGAtaatgacaattaaaatataattatacaattaaatactaccacgggtgaaatcctagaattgacgggtttgattcgatattaatatgggatggtgtactacgggtgatattttagaattgactggtttgggttgataataatttgcgatagaattaggagtgaaatcctacgatgacaattaaaatataattatacaattaaatactaccacgggtgaaatcctagaattgacgggtttgattcgatattaatatgggatggtgtactacgggtgaaatctgagaaacaacaatcaatatacaattatacaatattaaacatttaacaaaataaacaaatataatttaaaactttaaaatttgagttataaaatttcgTCTCGCGgtgaattatacatttaaatcaaacaataacataaatttattaaatcatcctaaaaattattcaattattttttatttaataaaaatataggtcCGCGGTATACTGCAGATTAATATCTAGTATAATAAACAACAttccaaactaaaaaaatactacaatCACGACCAAAGTTTGCTCTAATTCCAGTCAAAGTTTCAAACCCTAACTGTAAAAGCTCTAGTTCGAGAAAGATCATAATTGATAAAGACAACGACGGCGACGAAACTCCACGGTAAAAGATGCTACCACCGCGtctctgaagaagaaactcctGAGTTTTGGAGGCGACGACGAGGAGGGAGAAGACGAAGCTTCCCGTGTCAAATCCTCTTCGTGTCCGAGGAAATACAGGCGGTTTGTTGTTTATGGATATAAATTATGGTTAAAAGAACGTAAttgatgtttgttgttttatccCATTATATATGGGATCTCGTTTACTTCAATAGTTTGGAAAATCAAGTATTGAAGTTGAATATATAGAAGATAtgattttcatcattttaaataaaagtaattaaatgctagttgatatatttttcaatggCATATCTTATAATACCCCACATaacatttgattattttgcTAACAACATTGCATAAATAATAGTACAAGATAGCTCTTGTTGCTAAAGTACACTTGATTTAATCTTTTTGCCGTGCTCCAGACTTTGTCCTAGAGAGTTGGGTCATACAGGCTTTTGATTGGCATTATAATTAAgtgtgtttctctttttctttttcaaaatcgtTCATGCGCTTTGGTTTAGTCAAATACATAAAAGATATCTAGTATTACATTGAAAACCATAGAACAAAGtaagaggaagaaacaaatataaaaagtgTGAGATGATCAAGTATATAAGAGAGTGAAAAATGTTTTCACTTAACACTGGACGCTTCCAGAAAACTTTGAAAGCCTTCCTTAACGATATATTCCTCAAAAGAGTATGTTCTAAAATGCGGTTAGCATAACCGGGTCGCCCTAGTCTTCTTAGGTCTCATACGATTATGGACCCACGAGATATATATAACAGGATTTCGGatgtacaaaagaaaaaaatcaaagatataactataataataaattataatccctttttgagataaaatgatttaaagaaaaaaacagaggaatcaaTTTTGGTGTTTAACTTTTACCGGATTGTgtgtttgggttttgtttttataactTCTACTGTCCCGTCTTGAGCCGTTTTGGTTTCCGAGTTTGCTTGACATTGTCGTTTCTGGTTCGAGAAACCGGTTCACGAACTTCATGATCCTATCGAGATGTGAACAAAACTATAAACTATCAAGATCCAACTCATGAAAATGTGTTTGAATTGAATCAAACgtaagtaaagaaaaagataccttgaaggaagaagacgaggatTGTTTAGCGAGCTCGATTTCAACGGAGATGCTTGCTTTCGTTAAGTCCACTCCTGAATTCTCCAATGCTTCTCTCAGTGTTTTCACTAATCTGCTCCACACACAAAAGTAAATGTATAAAaggttaataattttttacttttacttaaCTGTTGCaagatcaaaattcaaaagagagttttttagttttacccTTGTGAGTAAACACTTGAAATTCTGATGTTACCCTCAAGaacttcctcatcttcttcttctttttgactCCGGGAACTCGGACTTGGCTCTACAGCCTCTGATGATGCGACTCTTGCGTGGAACTGGGGTACGGGATTACCCGCAATCACAGGAGAGAAAAAACTGTTGCTTTGAATCGACAATGGAAATGGAGAGGTCGTCGCGGTTGTTGGATGATCAATAACAACACCTTGTGCAGTTGCAAGGACCGAAACCGGAatgttgtttttctcttcttccaattttggagcaaaagcaaCTCCTTCAGGTACTAGCTGTTGGTTGTTGTTACTCTGCTATAATGTAAATGGATCACACGGGTTAACATTAcatggtttgtttgttttcagtttccaaCCCGGGGAATAAAAATGAAGTATGGTCGGAAAATGTGAGATTATATTTACCCAATTCAATAGCTTCGCAGGTTCGTGATTCCATCCTTGGTAAGAGGTCACATACTTGTCTGCTTTCTCTTGTAAGAATTGAATATACTCGATAACCTGTATGAagttgtcaaaaaaaaaaattggagatTAGGAGCAGATGTGATTGAATCTTACTGTCACAAAATTTTCGGCCAAAAGAGTATAGTTATACCTCTAGTAAGAAGGAGGCCTTATCCCGCTTTTGGTCGCTGTTAGGTATTAGTTGTCTCAACATCTGAAATCTGCAGAGGGATCCATTAACAATGTTTGATTAGTATCTCCACTCTGCTAAGCTATATAACCAATTCTGGTGGCTTTTGCTACATATTCAGGACTTACCTATCATTGATCTTGCTCCTTCTCCGTTGCTCTGTAGCAGAATGTTTAGACCTAGGTGTGTTCAGCTTTTGATCGTTAGGAGAGCCTCTCACATCTGCTTTTACCCTCAAATCCACTGTAAAGAAGCAATCAATCAGATCCTAAGCTGTTACTGTTTAGACTTTAGATATCATATAGGTGGAATCTCGGACAATACAAACCTCTATGGCTCTGGCTAGTCGAGgagctttctttcttcatgataaaatcttcttcatcatctaaaTCATCTTCCTGTGAACTTCCTTTTGCTGACCTTATCATGTCCATGAAGCTCTGGCTCTTAAGCACAGACCCTCTGCAACCAAAGTAAAACTTTAGTTGATCACTCTTTAAAGTCCATAGACCgagttatataaaaaagagaagatatgAGACTAActgagaggaagagagagaactGAAACCGCTCATATGGTTGTTTGTCAAAGACTGGGACCGTCTCTCCGCCACTGGCCATTGTCCCACAGTTGCTGCAACATCAGCTACacattcaaaaaaacttatatttcATCATTCCATTGATTTCTAAATACTACTTTAAAACTAGTCTAAATAAACATCACGATTCAAGTTT includes:
- the MPB2C gene encoding movement protein binding protein 2C (movement protein binding protein 2C (MPB2C); Has 5726 Blast hits to 4344 proteins in 670 species: Archae - 77; Bacteria - 646; Metazoa - 3260; Fungi - 443; Plants - 256; Viruses - 12; Other Eukaryotes - 1032 (source: NCBI BLink).) — its product is MYEQQQHFMDLQSDSGFGDDSSWLAGDDDLRLSPHQSAAGTNSGNENLDRRLLKDLVEMVPLIEHYMEHKERSSFKRRGSMIYTKMPSKESLSRRGRNASQTVPGRKKRDQEGNDDVMNNSREDDENAKALAGAEKEEMSRLREQVNDLQTKLSEKEEVLKSMEMSKNQVNEIQEKLEATNRLVAEKDMLIKSMQLQLSDTKIKLADKQAALEKTQWEAKTTGTRAIKLQEQLDAVEGDISTFTRVFETLAKTDSKKPDRDYDAVPYEFDHLPYLDDVDETDLRKMEEARLAYVAAVNTAKEREDEESLVMAAQARAYLQSLAFTY
- the MPB2C gene encoding movement protein binding protein 2C, coding for MYEQQQHFMDLQSDSGFGDDSSWLAGDDDLRLSPHQSAAGTNSGNENLDRRLLKDLVEMVPLIEHYMEHKERSSFKRRGSMIYTKMPSKESLSRRGRNASQTVPGRKKRDQEGNDDVMNNSREDDENAKALAGAEKEEMSRLREQVNDLQTKLSEKEEVLKSMEMSKNQVNEIQEKLEATNRLVAEKDMLIKSMQLQLSDTKIKLADKQAALEKTQWEAKTTGTRAIKLQEQLDAVEGDISTFTRVFETLAKTDSKKPDRDYDAVPYEFDHLPYLVSQRNHNPHLSFFLFFFFG